One region of Yersinia bercovieri ATCC 43970 genomic DNA includes:
- a CDS encoding FAD:protein FMN transferase, with protein MAVAGVFLLTGCGPEQINLEGKTMGTSYSIKYVSDSSTPSPEKLQQEIDRELEAVNDQMSTYRPNSELSRFNKSREVNTPFPVSDATAKVVREAIRINRLTDGALDVTVGPLVNLWGFGPEGRPDVVPTEAEIAKRRAWVGIDKLAVENGALVKRIPELYVDLSSIAKGYGVDVVAEYLEANNITNYMVDIGGEVRTRGNNGESKPWRIAIEKPVSGLAQSAQEIIEPGRMAIATSGDYRNYFEQNGVRYSHTIDPDTGRPINHRLVSITVLDPSCMTADGLSTGLDVLGPERGMALANLLGIPVLMIVKTDEGFEERYSDAFQPYRQKRP; from the coding sequence ATGGCGGTTGCAGGGGTTTTTCTGCTTACGGGATGTGGCCCTGAGCAAATTAATCTCGAAGGTAAAACCATGGGAACCTCATACTCAATTAAGTATGTGAGTGACTCATCTACACCCAGCCCAGAGAAGCTCCAGCAGGAGATTGACCGCGAGCTGGAAGCCGTTAATGATCAGATGTCGACTTATCGACCTAACTCTGAATTGAGTCGTTTCAACAAAAGTCGAGAGGTGAATACACCTTTCCCGGTTTCAGATGCGACGGCGAAAGTTGTACGGGAGGCTATCCGAATTAACCGCCTGACGGATGGCGCGTTGGATGTGACTGTCGGGCCATTGGTGAACTTATGGGGCTTCGGCCCAGAAGGGCGGCCTGATGTGGTGCCTACCGAAGCTGAAATTGCTAAACGACGGGCATGGGTCGGCATTGATAAACTGGCTGTAGAAAATGGCGCTTTAGTCAAACGGATCCCTGAGTTGTATGTCGATCTCTCCTCTATTGCTAAAGGCTATGGGGTCGATGTAGTTGCTGAATATCTGGAAGCTAATAATATCACCAATTATATGGTTGATATCGGTGGCGAAGTGCGGACCCGTGGTAACAATGGTGAAAGCAAACCATGGCGCATTGCTATTGAAAAACCTGTGTCTGGTCTGGCACAAAGTGCTCAAGAGATTATCGAACCTGGGCGTATGGCAATTGCCACTTCCGGGGATTATCGAAATTATTTTGAGCAGAATGGTGTACGCTATTCTCATACTATTGATCCCGATACCGGCCGACCAATCAATCATCGGTTAGTCTCGATTACCGTTTTAGACCCGAGCTGTATGACCGCTGATGGGCTATCGACTGGCTTAGATGTCCTTGGGCCAGAACGGGGAATGGCATTAGCTAATTTACTGGGTATTCCGGTGCTTATGATAGTCAAAACCGATGAGGGCTTTGAGGAGCGCTATTCCGATGCATTCCAGCCTTATCGACAAAAACGGCCTTAA
- the nqrM gene encoding (Na+)-NQR maturation NqrM: MLTVFIASFVFFLLVIAGMSLGYIVKRKTLQGSCGGIGALGMEKVCDCPEPCDARKKRLAKEAARQKALDQYRIL; the protein is encoded by the coding sequence ATGTTGACTGTTTTTATCGCGTCCTTTGTCTTTTTCCTATTGGTTATCGCTGGGATGTCGCTAGGCTATATCGTAAAACGTAAAACTTTACAGGGCAGTTGCGGCGGCATTGGGGCGTTGGGGATGGAAAAAGTATGTGATTGCCCTGAACCTTGTGATGCGCGTAAGAAACGTTTGGCGAAAGAGGCTGCTCGCCAGAAGGCGCTGGATCAATATCGTAT